A window from Fragaria vesca subsp. vesca linkage group LG5, FraVesHawaii_1.0, whole genome shotgun sequence encodes these proteins:
- the LOC101298712 gene encoding glutathione S-transferase zeta class-like, translated as MADQQLRLYSYFRSSCSYRVRIALNLKGLKYEYKAVNLLKGEQFSPEFRKLNPIGYVPVLVDGDIVVSDSFAILLYLEEKYPQHPLLPKDLQRKAVNFQAANIVSSSIQPLQNLAVLKYIEEKVSPDEKMEWAKVHIGKGFAALEDLLKNYAGRFATGDDVSFADIFLAPQIHAAFTRFNLDMTQFPLLSRLHEAYNEIPAFVDARPDKQPDAPS; from the exons ATG GCCGATCAACAACTGAGACTCTATTCCTACTTCAGGAGCTCTTGCTCTTACCGTGTCCGGATTGCCCTCAACCTCAAAG GGCTTAAGTACGAGTACAAAGCCGTGAACTTGTTGAAGGGAGAACAGTTCAGTCCTG AGTTTAGAAAGCTCAATCCGATCGGATATGTGCCGGTGCTTGTGGATGGGGACATTGTTGTTTCCGATTCATTTGCCATTTTATTG TATTTGGAAGAAAAGTACCCGCAACATCCGTTGCTACCTAAAGACCTTCAACGAAAGGCCGTTAACTTCCAG GCCGCAAATATTGTTTCCTCAAGCATACAGCCCCTTCAGAATCTGGCAGTACTG AAGTATATTGAAGAAAAGGTTAGTCCAGATGAGAAAATGGAATGGGCGAAAGTTCATATTGGGAAAGGTTTTGCAG CACTTGAAGATCTACTGAAAAACTATGCAGGAAGATTTGCAACTGGAGATGATGTTTCCTTT GCAGACATATTCCTAGCCCCCCAGATTCATGCAGCTTTTACAAGGTTCAATCTAGACATG ACCCAGTTCCCCCTTTTGTCCAGGTTGCATGAGGCATACAATGAGATACCAGCTTTTGTAGATGCTAGACCAGATAAGCAGCCGGATGCTCCTTCATAA
- the LOC101298426 gene encoding probable leucine-rich repeat receptor-like protein kinase At5g49770-like, with protein MDQRTQVFLLLIYAPVLVLSNHQTSIPDVTGLKSLMALWTNTPPSWGARDPCEDSWDGIGCTNMRVVSLTLSSMNLSGSLSGDIQQLSELQILDLSYNKGLSGPLPTQIGSLTKLTNIILVGCSFSGLIPASIGSLQELRFLSLNANRFSGKIPSSIGNLSKLYWLDLADNNLEGPIPVSDGVEPGLDMLSHCKHFHLGINQLSGPIPSKLFNSNMSLIHVLFESNKLTGSIPSSIGLLKTLEVVRFDRNMLSGPIPPSLSNLTSASQLFLSNNKLSGPPPDLTGMILLQYLDLSNNSFDLSDIPPWFSTLEFLTTLIMADTQLQGEIPAALFRLSNIQTVVLRNNQLNGTLDIVNTSSSQLTLVDLQNNLISEYKGNGGYRGTLILVQNPVCDETGASLSYCKISLSSDIVPYETMPNNCVPSLCSSNQVSSPNCKCAYPYKGTLIFRAPTFSDLENSTHYKELEKALTNSFLSHQLSVDSVSLSNLTKDSLSYLKLALAVFPQSQDRFNRKEVSSISFLLSNQTFKPQKSFGPFYFIGDDYEYFEGDLPSESNKSSNVGIIIGAAAGGSVLVLILILVGIYAIHQKRRAKRATDKNNPFGKWDVNDKSRGSVPQLNGARSFSFEELMQYSNNFSEENDIGSGGYGKVYRGILPTGQLIAIKRAHTESIQGGNQFRTEIELLSRVHHKNLVSLLGFCFDRGEQMLVYEYVANGTLKDSLSGKSGIRLDWQRRLKIALGTARGLAYLHELCDPPIIHRDIKSTNVLLDNHLNAKVADFGLSKSMGNSGRDHVSTQVKGTMGYMDPEYYMTQRLTEKSDVYGFGVLMLELLTARRPIEQGKYIVREVRTAMDKTKELYNLHDILDLAIGLGTTLKGLERFVDLAMTCVEEEGANRPTMSEVVKEIENIMQLAGLNPNAESASTSASYEDQASTKHPYSDEAFDYSGGFPASKIEPL; from the exons ATGGATCAACGAACTCAAGTGTTTCTGCTTCTTATATACGCTCCGGTTCTCGTTTTATCCAATCATCAGACAAGTATTCCGGATG TTACTGGTTTAAAGTCTCTAATGGCACTGTGGACTAACACACCCCCAAGTTGGGGAGCTCGCGATCCTTGTGAAGATAGTTGGGATGGAATTGGGTGTACCAACATGCGTGTCGTCTCTTT AACATTATCGAGTATGAATTTGAGTGGCTCACTCTCTGGAGATATTCAACAGTTATCTGAACTACAAATTTT GGATCTCTCTTACAACAAGGGCCTGTCAGGACCACTCCCAACACAAATTGGGAGTTTGACGAAGCTTACTAACAT AATCCTGGTTGGTTGCAGTTTCTCTGGTCTCATCCCTGCTTCAATAGGGTCCCTACAAGAGCTAAGATTTCT ATCTCTGAATGCTAACAGATTTAGTGGGAAGATCCCATCTTCCATTGGTAATCTGTCTAAACTATATTGGCTGGATCTAGCTGACAACAACCTCGAAGGACCCATCCCAGTTTCTGATGGTGTTGAACCTGGACTTGACATGCTCAGTCATTGCAAGCACTT TCATCTCGGAATCAATCAGCTCTCAGGCCCAATTCCATCAAAGCTCTTTAACTCAAACATGAGTCTGATACATGT GCTCTTCGAAAGTAATAAACTCACTGGCAGCATCCCTTCCAGCATTGGACTTCTAAAGACTTTGGAGGTGGT GCGATTTGACAGAAACATGTTAAGTGGGCCTATTCCTCCGAGCCTCAGCAATCTTACAAGTGCTTCCCAGCT GTTCTTGTCCAACAACAAGCTGAGCGGCCCTCCTCCTGACCTTACTGGCATGATCCTTCTCCAGTATCT GGATTTAAGCAATAATAGTTTCGACTTGTCTGATATTCCACCGTGGTTTTCAACACTAGAGTTTTTGACCACATT AATCATGGCGGACACACAACTTCAAGGAGAAATACCTGCTGCTCTATTCAGGCTTTCAAACATACAGACTGT GGTCCTGAGGAACAACCAGCTGAATGGCACTTTGGATATTGTCAATACCTCCAGCAGTCAATTGACTCTCGTTGATTTGCAAAATAATTTAATAAGCGAATACAAAGGAAATGGAGGATACCGTGGTACTTTGAT ACTTGTTCAAAATCCAGTTTGTGACGAAACTGGAGCTTCACTGAGTTACTGCAAGATTTCGCTATCATCTGATATCGTGCCATATGAAACAATGCCAAATAACTGTGTGCCCAGTCTCTGCAGCTCCAATCAGGTTTCAAGCCCCAACTGTAAATGTGCATATCCATACAAGGGCACTCTAATCTTTAGAGCTCCTACCTTCTCAGACTTGGAAAACTCGACTCACTACAAAGAGCTTGAGAAGGCACTCACGAATTCTTTCTTATCCCATCAACTTAGTGTCGATTCTGTATCTTTGAGTAATCTCACCAAGGATTCACTTTCATACCTTAAGTTGGCTCTAGCAGTATTTCCACAAAGCCAAGATCGTTTCAATAGAAAGGAAGTTTCTAGTATTTCTTTTCTACTCAGTAACCAAACATTCAAGCCTCAAAAATCTTTTGGACCCTTCTATTTCATTGGTGACGATTACGAATACTTTGAAGGTGATT TACCATCAGAATCAAACAAATCGTCTAATGTGGGCATTATTATTGGAGCAGCAGCTGGTGGTTCTGTTCTTGTGCTAATATTAATTCTTGTAGGAATTTATGCAATTCACCAGAAAAGAAGGGCAAAAAGAGCCACTGATAAAAACAATCCTTTTG GCAAATGGGATGTGAATGATAAGAGCAGGGGTAGCGTTCCTCAATTAAATGGTGCTAGATCGTTCTCTTTTGAAGAACTCATGCAATACAGCAACAACTTTTCAGAAGAAAATGATATTGGATCTGGGGGCTATGGAAAG GTTTACCGTGGAATTCTTCCCACAGGGCAACTGATTGCCATCAAACGAGCTCACACAGAATCTATTCAAGGTGGAAATCAGTTCAGAACTGAGATTGAACTTCTTTCACGGGTTCATCATAAGAACCTTGTCAGCCTTCTAGGATTTTGTTTTGACCGGGGTGAGCAGATGCTGGTGTATGAGTATGTAGCAAATGGGACTCTTAAGGATAGTCTTTCAG GTAAGTCAGGAATCAGATTAGATTGGCAGAGGAGACTTAAAATAGCACTTGGTACAGCTAGAGGCTTAGCCTATCTTCATGAACTTTGCGACCCTCCAATTATACACAGAGATATAAAATCAACTAATGTTCTGTTGGACAACCACTTGAATGCAAAAGTTGCTGATTTCGGTCTCTCCAAGTCCATGGGTAACAGTGGGAGGGATCATGTCTCCACTCAAGTTAAAGGGACAATG GGATACATGGATCCTGAATATTACATGACGCAACGGTTGACTGAGAAGAGTGATGTTTATGGTTTTGGAGTGCTAATGTTGGAGCTCCTTACTGCAAGAAGACCCATAGAACAAGGAAAATATATCGTGCGAGAAGTAAGGACGGCAATGGACAAGACTAAAGAATTATACAACCTTCATGACATCCTGGATTTAGCTATTGGTTTGGGGACGACACTCAAAGGTTTAGAGAGGTTTGTTGATCTTGCAATGACTTGTGTTGAAGAAGAAGGAGCCAACAGGCCTACAATGAGTGAGGTGGTAAAAGAGATTGAAAACATTATGCAGCTTGCTGGTCTGAACCCTAATGCAGAGTCAGCATCCACTTCCGCAAGCTACGAGGATCAGGCAAGCACTAAGCATCCTTACAGTGATGAGGCCTTTGATTATAGTGGAGGATTTCCTGCTTCAAAGATAGAGCCGCTGTAG